In a genomic window of uncultured Sphaerochaeta sp.:
- the polA gene encoding DNA polymerase I — MDELFSQQDFDQEKLKEEAKEQVLSVPPKMEKSEPTVLGEGRKLYIIDGYGLIYRSFYGFFANPIRDTQGKNISAVYGFFSTILKLIREYHPTYLVVAMDSMGPTFRHTMYEPYKANRDAAPEELHEQVPVIKRLLEALRIPTIEMQGFEADDIIATLSDEATRHQIDTIMFTGDKDLLQLVDEHTFALRPAKKNEKFYRLLGKTEVAEEYGILPEQIVDYLSLLGDSSDNIPGVKGIGEKGAVKLLQQFGSLEGIYSNLKLVAPGLQKKLTEGEESAKLSKSLVQLKRDLFTVDTFDTEQYLVKDVDYETAIPLFQEIGMRTIIKELGRAGGVQASAAPVEPVPAKTEQKRADYEAVTSLEQLRELLDAAQACGHPVAFDLETTSLDEMNAQVIGFSFCHEERKAYYVPLVHQEKDLLDRDEVKHVLKQYLETDRLPLVGQNIKYDYKVLCQWGVEPKNVVFDTMVAAWLLDSTSVFNMDYLAEKYLGYETVHYTDIVPKGKLLSDIELDQVVFYGAEDADVTYRLYTLFCELLQARGLRTLLDEVEMPLLVIIAKMEMEGIRLDRSLIEPLSAEFEKRLDAIRAEVFSLCGHEFNLNSPQQLQEVLFVERNIPTGAKTRSGFSTSTDVLEPLRESYPEVELILQYRMLNKLKSTYIDKLPLQINERTGRIHPSFSQTGTETGRLSCKDPNLQNIPVRTEEGRRIRSAFVPKEGHLFLSADYSQIELVVLAHMADDPGLKQAFASGVDVHRSTASLIFNVPLDEVSPEQRRIAKTINFGVMYGMGTHSLAMDLKIAHSDAKQFIDQYFERYSAVKAFVESTRKSSEEIGYVTTLLGHVRTITEINSRSAVERAKAQRIAVNTVIQGTAADLVKLAMLRVEKLLTERGLGARLLLQIHDELVFEVPEAEVELTKAVVKEAMEGAAKLSIPLKTSIEVGADWGEIH; from the coding sequence ATGGATGAGTTGTTTTCCCAGCAGGATTTTGATCAGGAGAAGCTAAAGGAGGAGGCCAAGGAGCAGGTCCTTTCGGTTCCCCCGAAGATGGAGAAGAGCGAGCCGACGGTATTGGGAGAGGGCAGGAAGCTCTACATCATTGATGGGTATGGCCTGATCTACCGTTCGTTTTACGGTTTCTTCGCCAACCCGATCAGGGATACCCAAGGGAAGAACATCAGTGCTGTCTATGGCTTTTTCTCCACCATCCTCAAGCTGATCCGTGAGTATCATCCGACGTATCTGGTGGTCGCGATGGACAGCATGGGGCCCACCTTCCGCCACACCATGTACGAGCCGTACAAGGCGAATCGCGATGCGGCTCCCGAGGAGTTGCATGAGCAGGTCCCCGTGATCAAGAGACTTCTGGAAGCGCTTCGCATCCCCACCATCGAAATGCAGGGGTTTGAGGCAGACGACATCATCGCCACCCTCAGTGACGAAGCCACCCGTCACCAGATCGATACCATCATGTTCACCGGTGACAAGGACCTCTTGCAGCTGGTTGACGAGCACACGTTCGCCTTGCGCCCGGCCAAGAAGAATGAGAAGTTCTACCGCCTGCTCGGAAAAACCGAGGTGGCCGAGGAGTATGGCATTCTTCCTGAGCAGATCGTCGACTATCTTTCGCTCCTTGGGGACTCCTCAGACAACATCCCGGGGGTCAAGGGCATCGGAGAGAAGGGAGCTGTCAAGCTCTTGCAGCAATTCGGCAGTTTGGAAGGCATATACTCCAACCTCAAGCTGGTTGCACCAGGGTTGCAGAAGAAGCTTACCGAAGGGGAAGAGTCTGCAAAGCTGAGCAAGAGCCTTGTCCAGCTCAAGCGGGATCTCTTCACCGTCGACACCTTCGATACCGAGCAGTATCTGGTCAAGGATGTCGACTATGAGACGGCAATCCCCCTCTTTCAGGAGATTGGGATGCGAACCATCATCAAGGAACTGGGAAGGGCTGGAGGCGTGCAGGCAAGTGCTGCTCCCGTAGAGCCGGTACCAGCAAAAACAGAACAGAAACGGGCTGACTACGAGGCGGTCACCAGCTTGGAGCAGCTCAGGGAGTTGCTCGATGCGGCCCAGGCTTGCGGACACCCGGTAGCCTTCGACCTGGAGACCACCAGCCTTGACGAAATGAATGCACAGGTCATCGGTTTCTCGTTCTGTCATGAGGAACGCAAGGCCTACTATGTTCCCTTGGTGCATCAGGAGAAGGATTTGCTGGACCGGGACGAGGTCAAGCACGTGCTGAAGCAGTATCTTGAGACGGACAGACTTCCCCTGGTGGGACAGAACATCAAGTATGACTACAAGGTGCTCTGCCAATGGGGGGTGGAACCGAAGAACGTGGTCTTCGACACCATGGTTGCCGCCTGGCTCTTGGACTCCACCTCGGTTTTCAATATGGACTATCTGGCAGAGAAGTATCTTGGGTATGAGACGGTCCACTATACTGATATTGTACCCAAGGGAAAGCTCCTCAGTGACATCGAGCTTGATCAGGTCGTGTTCTACGGAGCAGAGGATGCCGATGTCACCTACCGGCTCTATACGCTTTTCTGCGAACTGCTGCAAGCCAGGGGTCTGCGCACCCTCCTTGATGAGGTGGAGATGCCGCTTCTGGTCATCATCGCAAAGATGGAGATGGAAGGCATCCGTCTTGACCGCTCCCTGATAGAGCCGCTTTCAGCGGAGTTTGAGAAACGCCTTGATGCGATACGGGCTGAGGTTTTCTCCCTTTGTGGCCATGAGTTCAACCTCAATTCGCCCCAGCAGTTGCAGGAAGTGCTCTTTGTCGAACGCAACATCCCCACCGGGGCTAAGACGCGTTCCGGCTTCTCCACCTCCACGGATGTGCTGGAGCCTCTGAGGGAGAGTTATCCCGAGGTTGAGCTCATTCTCCAATACCGGATGCTCAACAAGCTCAAGAGCACCTACATCGACAAACTTCCGCTCCAGATCAACGAGCGGACCGGTCGCATTCACCCTTCCTTCTCCCAGACAGGAACAGAAACCGGAAGACTCAGTTGCAAGGATCCGAATCTGCAGAACATTCCGGTGAGGACTGAGGAGGGGAGGCGCATCCGGTCGGCCTTTGTCCCCAAGGAAGGGCATCTCTTCCTCTCTGCCGACTACTCGCAGATCGAATTGGTGGTGCTTGCCCATATGGCCGATGACCCAGGTCTGAAACAAGCGTTTGCCTCGGGTGTGGACGTGCATCGAAGTACGGCCAGCCTCATCTTCAATGTCCCGCTTGATGAGGTGAGCCCTGAGCAGCGGAGAATCGCCAAGACGATCAACTTCGGGGTGATGTACGGCATGGGCACCCATAGCTTGGCGATGGACCTGAAGATTGCACACTCCGATGCAAAGCAGTTCATCGACCAGTATTTCGAACGATACAGTGCGGTCAAGGCGTTTGTCGAATCGACACGCAAGAGCTCGGAGGAGATCGGCTACGTGACAACCCTGCTTGGGCATGTCAGGACGATCACCGAGATCAACAGTCGCAGTGCTGTCGAGCGGGCAAAAGCGCAGCGCATTGCGGTGAACACGGTCATCCAGGGTACTGCAGCCGATCTGGTAAAGCTTGCCATGCTCAGGGTGGAGAAGCTGCTCACCGAGCGGGGTCTGGGGGCACGCTTGTTGCTGCAGATCCATGACGAACTGGTCTTTGAGGTTCCCGAGGCGGAAGTGGAACTGACAAAAGCCGTGGTCAAGGAAGCGATGGAGGGTGCAGCAAAGCTCAGCATTCCGCTGAAAACCAGCATTGAGGTGGGTGCCGACTGGGGAGAGATCCACTGA
- a CDS encoding MBL fold metallo-hydrolase translates to MSGMEVTFLGTGTSHGIPVIGCSCSVCTSRDAHDKRYRSSIMLQSEGKTLLVDTTPEFRLQALRANLTSLDAVLYTHAHADHFNGIDDLRVFCKHNSLPVYCKEEVAQDIRSRFPYVLHGEDVAGGIPHLDLRVLKPYEEVEIASFKVIPVPILHGKQTIFAFRIGPFAYATDCSEVPEQSLPYFEGLDTLVVGALRYWPHPTHYSVFEALAFAQKVRPRRTYLTHLSHGLSHQGLQAELPEGVHVAYDTLSLTIGGQDG, encoded by the coding sequence ATGAGCGGAATGGAAGTCACGTTTCTTGGTACTGGAACAAGCCATGGGATCCCGGTCATTGGGTGCAGCTGCTCGGTATGTACTTCCCGTGATGCACACGACAAGCGCTATCGCAGCAGCATCATGCTTCAGAGTGAAGGAAAAACGTTGCTTGTCGATACGACCCCTGAGTTCCGCTTGCAAGCACTGAGGGCAAACCTCACCAGTCTTGATGCAGTCTTGTACACCCACGCTCATGCCGACCATTTCAATGGCATTGATGATCTTCGGGTATTTTGCAAGCACAACAGCCTTCCTGTGTACTGCAAGGAAGAGGTTGCCCAGGACATCCGCTCCCGCTTTCCGTATGTGTTGCATGGTGAGGATGTGGCAGGAGGCATTCCGCACTTGGATCTTAGGGTTCTCAAACCGTACGAGGAAGTGGAGATTGCCTCCTTCAAGGTGATTCCCGTACCCATCCTTCACGGAAAGCAGACCATTTTCGCCTTCCGCATCGGCCCTTTTGCCTATGCAACCGATTGCAGTGAGGTGCCCGAGCAAAGTCTTCCGTATTTCGAAGGACTTGATACCTTGGTGGTGGGAGCCTTGCGCTACTGGCCTCACCCCACGCATTACAGTGTGTTCGAAGCATTGGCATTCGCACAGAAAGTACGACCGAGAAGGACCTACCTAACCCATCTCAGTCATGGATTGAGCCACCAAGGCCTGCAGGCAGAGTTGCCTGAGGGTGTTCACGTGGCCTATGATACCTTGTCATTGACCATAGGGGGCCAGGATGGATGA
- a CDS encoding NAD(+) synthase has translation MKDGFITCAVASPTVRVADTAFNTASILTLIREADEKQVKLLVLPELVTTAYSCADLFLHKRLQQGWEAAVSAILEMSRDIDMLIVFGSPVMVHGSLYNCALSIHKGRLLSVVPKRHLPNYQEFYEKRWFTTPRPGNEELTLFGQKTWFGTNLLLTCTTLEEFVVANEICEDLWVPLSPSTSHALAGATVLTNCSASDELVGKEEYRRSLVASQSAKLVCAYLYSDAGQGESSTDLVFTPHDLIYENGQCLAESIDVSDKLLLTEIDVQKLQLERLRLQSFGAGQADYVRIPFTLDIGECTLTRPIDRAPFVPSDERGREARCEKILGLQSLGLKKRLEHTHCTSVVVGLSGGLDSTLALLVAVRAFDLLGLDRKRIVAVTMPGFGTTKRTKGNATKLAESLGVELRTISISKAVGQHFKDIGHDPTVLDVTYENSQARERTQVLMDLANTLNALVIGTGDLSELALGWATYNGDHMSMYGVNSSVPKTLVRHLVRHVASISEPSLKKVLLDIVNTPVSPELLPAKGDGTISQVTEDLVGPYELHDFFLYQAIRWGYSPAKIYRLACRAFSDVYEPSVILLWLNTFYSRFFSQQFKRSCLPDGPKVGSLALSPRGDWRMPSDASVALWKAQLAELGNL, from the coding sequence ATGAAAGACGGGTTCATCACGTGTGCAGTTGCATCTCCGACGGTACGGGTTGCCGATACCGCCTTCAATACGGCAAGCATTCTCACCCTCATCAGGGAAGCTGATGAGAAGCAGGTGAAATTGCTGGTCCTCCCCGAGCTGGTCACCACAGCCTACAGCTGTGCGGACTTGTTTTTGCACAAGCGACTGCAGCAGGGTTGGGAAGCAGCTGTCTCCGCCATCCTGGAGATGAGCCGAGACATCGATATGCTCATTGTGTTCGGCTCCCCCGTAATGGTGCATGGCTCGCTCTACAACTGTGCCCTAAGCATCCACAAGGGACGATTGCTCTCTGTTGTTCCCAAGCGCCATCTTCCCAACTACCAGGAGTTCTATGAAAAGCGTTGGTTTACCACCCCTCGCCCAGGCAATGAGGAACTTACCCTCTTTGGGCAGAAGACCTGGTTTGGAACCAACCTGCTTCTGACCTGTACCACCCTTGAAGAGTTTGTGGTGGCCAATGAGATATGCGAGGACTTGTGGGTGCCACTCTCCCCAAGCACTTCCCACGCCCTCGCCGGAGCAACGGTGCTGACCAACTGTTCCGCCAGTGATGAGCTGGTGGGCAAGGAGGAGTACCGTAGGTCGCTGGTTGCAAGCCAGAGTGCAAAGCTGGTCTGCGCATACTTGTATAGTGATGCAGGCCAGGGCGAGTCTTCGACGGATCTGGTCTTCACCCCACATGACCTGATCTATGAGAACGGACAGTGTCTGGCCGAGTCCATCGATGTCAGTGACAAACTCCTGTTGACCGAGATTGATGTGCAGAAATTGCAGCTGGAGCGGCTGAGATTGCAAAGCTTTGGCGCAGGCCAAGCAGACTATGTCCGAATTCCCTTTACCCTGGACATCGGGGAGTGCACACTGACCCGTCCTATCGACCGGGCTCCTTTCGTTCCATCCGATGAGAGGGGAAGGGAAGCACGGTGTGAGAAAATCCTGGGCCTGCAGTCCCTTGGATTGAAAAAGCGTCTGGAGCACACACATTGCACCAGTGTGGTGGTTGGTTTGAGTGGTGGACTCGACTCCACCCTTGCCCTTCTGGTTGCCGTCAGGGCGTTCGATCTGCTCGGTCTGGATCGCAAACGCATTGTGGCTGTCACGATGCCGGGATTCGGAACCACCAAGCGCACCAAGGGCAATGCTACCAAACTGGCTGAATCCCTGGGTGTTGAGCTCAGAACCATATCCATTTCCAAGGCGGTTGGCCAGCATTTCAAGGACATCGGGCATGACCCGACGGTGTTGGATGTAACCTATGAGAACAGCCAGGCTCGCGAGCGCACCCAGGTGCTGATGGACCTTGCCAACACGCTCAATGCCCTGGTGATCGGAACCGGGGACCTTTCCGAGCTTGCCCTGGGCTGGGCTACCTACAACGGCGACCATATGTCGATGTACGGGGTCAACAGTTCTGTGCCCAAGACATTGGTGCGGCATCTGGTCCGCCATGTGGCTTCGATCAGCGAGCCTTCGCTGAAGAAGGTCCTGCTTGATATCGTCAATACCCCGGTCAGTCCTGAGTTGCTCCCGGCTAAGGGAGATGGGACGATCAGTCAGGTTACCGAGGATTTGGTCGGCCCCTATGAGTTGCATGATTTCTTCCTCTACCAGGCGATACGCTGGGGGTATTCTCCGGCGAAGATCTACCGCTTGGCATGCCGTGCTTTTTCAGATGTCTATGAACCGTCGGTCATTCTCCTCTGGCTCAATACCTTCTACTCACGGTTCTTCAGCCAGCAGTTCAAGCGTTCCTGCCTGCCTGATGGCCCGAAAGTAGGTTCATTGGCCCTTTCCCCCCGTGGGGATTGGCGAATGCCCAGTGATGCTTCTGTCGCCCTCTGGAAGGCCCAGTTGGCCGAACTGGGGAACCTATAG
- a CDS encoding TRAM domain-containing protein produces the protein MRCRIEKLVQGGDGLSTTDEGKRLFIPETLQGELVEARIVQQKAGYALGEVTSIIEASEERIHPPCPYWGICGGCDFQYAHSDAQGRIKEQIVLDNLVRLGSLDLETIGVEPVETGPAFGYRNRVRFHVDLGTRQVGFLGKKTNTLVPITSCMVLCDALNALLADPQPLFAAARKLMFANRKGKGGYLEVPVFASDSKLSFFGEEVVATVGHRQFIVSSEVFFQSNPYLLPSLGEYVAAHAFGDVVMDLYSGVGTFSAFLEQEGRHLIAVERQKQCLDMARRNVGNCEYYTQAVEEWAKGRSVQVDTVVVDPPRTGLDETLPSLIASWKPKRVIYVSCNSVTLGRDLQRFASEGYTVRKVKVFDLYPQTFHHEVVAILDRGGFEV, from the coding sequence ATGCGCTGCCGAATTGAGAAACTGGTCCAGGGCGGTGATGGGCTTTCCACCACCGACGAGGGAAAGCGGCTGTTCATCCCCGAGACGTTGCAAGGGGAGTTGGTGGAAGCCAGGATTGTCCAGCAGAAGGCAGGCTATGCCCTCGGTGAGGTGACAAGCATCATCGAGGCCAGTGAAGAGCGCATCCATCCTCCTTGCCCGTATTGGGGCATCTGCGGTGGTTGCGACTTCCAGTATGCCCACAGTGATGCCCAAGGCCGCATCAAGGAGCAGATCGTATTGGACAACCTTGTCCGCCTGGGCTCCCTTGATCTGGAGACGATTGGGGTGGAACCGGTTGAGACCGGACCCGCCTTCGGGTATCGCAACCGCGTGCGTTTTCATGTTGATCTGGGAACCCGCCAGGTCGGTTTCCTGGGAAAGAAGACCAACACCCTTGTGCCCATCACCTCGTGCATGGTCCTCTGCGATGCACTCAATGCTCTGCTTGCCGATCCCCAACCTCTGTTCGCCGCTGCCAGAAAGCTCATGTTTGCAAACCGGAAGGGCAAGGGTGGGTATCTGGAAGTTCCGGTCTTTGCCTCGGATTCCAAGCTCTCTTTCTTTGGTGAAGAGGTGGTTGCCACGGTCGGACACAGACAGTTCATTGTCTCCAGTGAAGTATTTTTCCAGTCGAACCCCTACCTTCTTCCTTCCTTGGGTGAGTATGTGGCAGCCCACGCTTTTGGGGATGTGGTGATGGACCTGTACAGCGGAGTGGGTACCTTCAGTGCTTTTCTTGAGCAGGAAGGGCGGCACCTGATTGCAGTCGAGCGGCAGAAGCAGTGCCTGGATATGGCACGGCGCAATGTCGGAAATTGCGAATATTACACCCAAGCCGTGGAGGAGTGGGCGAAGGGGAGGAGTGTACAAGTCGATACGGTGGTGGTCGACCCTCCGCGTACCGGCCTGGATGAGACGCTTCCCTCCCTGATTGCATCCTGGAAGCCGAAGCGTGTCATCTATGTCTCCTGCAACAGCGTTACGCTCGGACGAGACTTGCAACGCTTTGCCTCGGAGGGCTACACTGTACGCAAGGTCAAGGTGTTCGATCTCTATCCGCAGACGTTCCACCACGAGGTGGTTGCCATCCTTGACCGCGGGGGATTTGAGGTATGA
- a CDS encoding M3 family oligoendopeptidase has product MQTLPTWDLSPIYPSVDSKEFLADLGLMTSRSRVLEVMITSPSAELPACIAEYEAILDYQETLDAYSSACLTTDTANELYLKATAQVEEASLVVQHLEVAFRNFLASRSEEIAKRTETGGDLEPYRFVLSELLEEQAHQMESELEALASDLARSGTDAFSRLQEAMGSSIHVADEDSQPKTLVELRNEASNPDREVRKRAFEHELSLLKAYEIPFAAALNGVKGTTISLDGRRGYASPLDRSLSQSRIDRQVLAALIGTIENNLPVFRTYLKHKAAHLGVDDLSFYDLFAPLGSDEHHYSYEDAHELIVEQFSAFSPEMGLFADQAFKQRWIDAGSRKGKVGGAYDTAFPLAKQSRILANFDYAYGGVSTLAHELGHAWHDHVVLDKSNLLRSYPMTLAETASIFSEFLVFQGVLERSTGPARVTLVEHFLQEACQVCVDILSRFYFESAVFGRRVEGDLSAAEFCSLMEEAQQKTYGDALQVKHPYMWAVKGHYYSSDFSFYNYPYAFGQLFALGLYEVGRTTDHFDQQYNQVLSLAGSLDARQVASSVGIDLADPAFWQRGIDVIAAYVKELGDALPN; this is encoded by the coding sequence ATGCAAACACTACCTACTTGGGACTTGAGCCCGATATACCCTTCCGTCGACAGCAAGGAGTTTCTTGCTGACCTTGGCCTCATGACGTCCCGTTCCCGGGTTTTGGAAGTGATGATAACCAGTCCTTCTGCAGAACTTCCGGCATGCATTGCTGAGTACGAGGCGATTCTCGATTATCAGGAGACGCTTGATGCGTACAGCTCTGCATGTCTGACCACCGATACGGCAAATGAGCTGTATCTGAAGGCCACCGCGCAGGTGGAAGAAGCCTCGCTGGTGGTGCAGCACCTTGAGGTTGCCTTCCGCAACTTTCTTGCCTCCCGTTCTGAGGAGATTGCAAAGCGGACGGAGACAGGAGGGGACTTGGAACCGTATCGGTTTGTTCTGTCTGAGTTGCTGGAAGAACAGGCTCACCAGATGGAGAGCGAGCTGGAAGCCCTTGCTTCCGATCTCGCCCGATCGGGGACGGACGCGTTCTCCCGTCTTCAGGAGGCGATGGGATCGAGCATCCATGTTGCAGATGAGGACAGCCAACCAAAGACGTTGGTGGAACTGCGCAACGAGGCAAGCAATCCTGACAGGGAAGTGCGAAAGCGTGCCTTTGAACATGAACTTTCCCTGCTCAAGGCGTATGAGATACCCTTTGCTGCAGCGCTGAACGGCGTGAAAGGGACGACGATATCCCTGGACGGACGCAGAGGCTATGCCTCTCCCTTGGATCGCTCACTCAGCCAGTCCAGGATAGACCGTCAGGTCCTGGCTGCCTTAATCGGCACCATCGAGAACAACCTTCCTGTTTTCCGGACCTACCTCAAGCACAAGGCAGCACATTTGGGTGTGGATGATCTCTCCTTCTACGACCTCTTCGCTCCGCTGGGAAGCGATGAGCATCACTACTCCTACGAGGATGCGCACGAACTCATCGTCGAGCAATTCTCAGCCTTCTCTCCGGAAATGGGCCTTTTTGCCGATCAGGCGTTCAAACAACGATGGATCGATGCAGGAAGCCGAAAGGGCAAGGTGGGGGGAGCCTACGACACAGCCTTCCCCTTGGCAAAGCAGAGCAGGATTCTGGCCAACTTCGATTATGCCTACGGCGGTGTCTCCACACTGGCCCATGAGCTGGGCCATGCCTGGCACGATCATGTGGTGCTGGACAAGAGCAACCTTTTGCGAAGTTATCCGATGACACTGGCTGAGACAGCTTCCATTTTCAGTGAGTTCCTCGTCTTCCAAGGTGTTCTGGAAAGGAGCACAGGGCCTGCACGCGTTACACTGGTGGAACATTTTCTCCAGGAAGCCTGCCAGGTTTGTGTGGACATCCTCAGCCGATTTTATTTCGAGTCGGCCGTCTTTGGACGAAGGGTGGAAGGGGATCTGAGTGCCGCTGAGTTCTGCTCCCTCATGGAAGAGGCACAGCAAAAGACCTATGGGGATGCGTTGCAGGTCAAGCATCCCTACATGTGGGCGGTCAAGGGACACTACTACTCATCCGACTTCTCCTTCTACAACTATCCCTATGCCTTTGGGCAGCTCTTTGCACTTGGCTTGTATGAGGTGGGACGCACCACCGATCATTTCGACCAGCAGTACAATCAGGTGCTCTCCCTCGCCGGCAGTCTTGATGCCCGTCAGGTTGCATCGTCGGTGGGAATCGATCTTGCCGATCCCGCGTTCTGGCAACGTGGCATCGATGTCATCGCTGCCTATGTGAAGGAGCTTGGTGATGCGCTGCCGAATTGA
- a CDS encoding sigma-54 dependent transcriptional regulator: protein MKLLIVDDEPNIRDLMHRYLSLDGIDSDCAENGLSAQRMLASEAYDACLVDLKMPGMDGLSLIHWIRGEGFRMPIIMVSAHGEISDAVSALKEGAQDYIVKPFDPEELVIRLKKLVDAQNLRNLVENETRNKNEDDKQIFVGESASIKRIKEVISKISDTNSTVLITGESGTGKEVVAREIHACSPVKDGPFVAINIGGVPENLLESELFGYEKGAFTGAANRKTGMFELASGGTLFLDEIGDMPLSLQVKILRVLQERKITRLGGTSAMPINARIIAATNKDLEQQVREGKFREDLFYRLNVVRIVIPPLRERREDIPLLAAGILKRLNRQMGSKVSGFSADALQLLCNHEFYGNVRELENILERAVIFSNAEEIGIDDLDLRGSVSLHTQTKEEPKGAQVSDAKSLKDVEVDAIIRSLHRWEGNRTRAAQELGISRRTLINKIAEYGLNL, encoded by the coding sequence ATGAAGCTTTTGATCGTTGACGACGAACCGAATATCCGTGATCTCATGCATCGCTACCTGAGCTTGGATGGCATTGACAGCGATTGCGCGGAGAACGGTCTGTCTGCCCAGAGAATGCTCGCCAGTGAAGCCTATGACGCCTGCTTGGTAGATCTGAAGATGCCGGGCATGGATGGGTTGTCGCTCATCCATTGGATACGGGGCGAGGGGTTTCGCATGCCCATCATCATGGTCAGTGCCCATGGCGAGATCAGCGATGCGGTTTCCGCCCTGAAAGAGGGGGCCCAGGACTACATTGTCAAGCCCTTCGATCCGGAAGAGCTGGTGATCAGGCTCAAGAAACTGGTGGATGCCCAGAACCTGCGCAACTTGGTGGAGAACGAGACCCGTAACAAGAACGAGGATGACAAGCAGATTTTCGTGGGGGAGAGTGCCTCGATCAAGCGCATCAAGGAGGTCATCTCCAAGATCAGTGATACCAACTCCACCGTTCTCATCACTGGTGAGAGCGGTACCGGAAAGGAAGTGGTTGCACGGGAGATCCATGCCTGCAGCCCTGTCAAGGACGGTCCGTTTGTGGCGATCAACATAGGAGGGGTACCGGAAAACCTGTTGGAGAGTGAGCTTTTTGGCTATGAGAAGGGAGCCTTCACCGGGGCTGCCAACCGAAAGACCGGTATGTTTGAGCTGGCAAGCGGAGGGACGCTCTTCCTCGACGAGATAGGGGATATGCCCCTCTCCCTGCAGGTGAAAATTCTCCGGGTCTTGCAGGAGCGAAAGATCACCCGCCTTGGCGGTACATCCGCGATGCCCATCAATGCCCGTATCATTGCTGCTACCAACAAGGATCTTGAGCAACAGGTGAGGGAGGGCAAGTTCCGTGAGGATCTGTTCTACCGGCTGAATGTCGTCAGGATTGTCATCCCACCCTTGCGGGAACGCAGGGAGGACATCCCCTTGCTTGCTGCTGGGATTCTGAAGCGGTTGAACCGCCAGATGGGCAGCAAGGTTTCAGGCTTCAGTGCCGATGCCCTCCAACTGCTGTGCAACCATGAGTTCTACGGCAATGTGCGTGAGCTGGAGAACATTCTTGAGCGTGCCGTGATCTTTTCCAATGCCGAGGAGATCGGCATCGACGATTTGGATCTCAGGGGCTCTGTCTCGCTTCATACGCAGACCAAGGAAGAGCCAAAGGGAGCCCAGGTCAGCGATGCAAAGAGCTTGAAAGACGTGGAGGTCGATGCAATCATTCGATCTCTCCACCGTTGGGAAGGAAACCGCACCCGTGCCGCCCAGGAGTTGGGCATCAGCCGGAGGACCCTCATCAATAAGATTGCCGAATACGGCCTGAACCTGTAG